TCTCGTGTATTCGTTGGTTGACAAACAGATTTTAATTTATTGCAACGCTAGTGAAGCAAAATATGAAAAAAGCACTTCTTCGGAGGTGCTTTTTTCATGGCGAGAGAGGGAGGTGAAGCCTTGAAAATACCGTTTCTGTCAAAATTCATAGAGAAAAGAACCATAAGCCTTGATCATAGGATCAGGGCTTTTTTACTGGGTGAAGACATTGGTTTTCAATCAAACGCCGGCGTAAACGTCAGCGAATATAACGCCATGAACTCTACAGCAGTCTATGCCTGCGTCAGAGTCCTTGCCGAAACCGTGGCCAGCCTCCCCCTGCCCTTGTACAAAAGGCTTGAACGCGGCAAAGAAAAAGCGACCTACCATCCCCTGTACTTTCTTCTCCACGACATGCCCAATCCGGACATGACCACCTTCACCTTCCGGGAAACCCTGATGAGCCACCTGCTGTTATGGGGCAACGCCTATGCGCAGGTAATAAGGGACAAGAAGGGAAATGTGGCGGAGCTCTGACCGCTTCTTCCTGACCGGATAACGGTGGAGAGAGACATAGAGTTCGGCAGGCTGATATATAAATACTTAAAAGACGGCCAGCAAATCATTTTAACCTCGGAACAGGTACTCCACATACCGGGCCTTGGCTTTGACGGGATCAAGGGCTATTCTCCCATCCACATGGCCCGGGAAGCCATCGGCCTTGCCTTGGCTACCGAGGAATTCGGGGCCAGATTTTTTGGAAACGGCGCCAGACCCGGCGGAATCCTGGAACACCCCGGCGTGGTCAAGGACCCGGAAAAACTCCGCAAATCCTGGGAAGAGGTATACAAGGGAATAAAAAACTCCCACAAGATTGCGGTATTAGAGGAGGGGATGAAATACCACGAAATCGGCATCCCGCCGGAGGATGCCCAGTTTCTTGAAACGAGGCGGTTCCAGCTGAACGAGATCTGCCGCATTTTCCGTGTTCCCCCGCACCTGGTGGGCGATTTGACCAGGGCCACTTTCTCCAACATAGAGCACCAATCAATAGAATTTGTCGTCCACACCATACGCCCCTGGCTGGTCCGCTGGGAGCAGGCCATAACAAAATGCCTCCTCAGGGAAGGGGAAAGGAAAATATACTTCCCCAAATTTACAGTAGACGGCTTACTTAGGGGCGACTTCAAGGCCAGGATGGAAGGGTACGCCATAGGCAGGCAGAACGGCTGGCTGTCGGCCAACGACATCAGGGAACTGGAGGACCTAAACCCCATACCGGAAGAACAGGGCGGGGACTTGTACCTGGTCAACGGCAACATGATCCCGGCAAAAAGCGCGGGAGAAAAGAAAGGCGGTGAGATAAAAGATGGACAAGCTGGAGCGAAGGACGGTGAACTTAAGTGAACTGAGGATAACCAGGCAAACTGACGAGGAAAAGTGCGTCCGGATGATCGAAGGCCATGCGGCGGTTTTCAACCAGTGGAGCGAGGAACTGGGAGGGTGGTTTCCTTTTCGGGAAAAGGTATTGCCCGGAGCTTTTGCCGAGACAATTAAAACCGACGACATCCGGGCCCTTTTCAACCATGATGCCAATTGTGCGCTGGGCAGGAACAAGGCCGGCACCTTGTTTTTGGAAGAAGACGACACCGGGCTCAAAGTGCGCATCCTGCCCCCGGACACCCAGTGGGCGAAAGACTTGCTGGTGTCCATCGAGCGGGGCGACGTAAGCCAGATGTCTTTCGGGTTTACCGTCCTATCCGACCGCTGGGGCACAGAAAAAGGCGCTGATGTGCGGGAACTGGTCAAAGGCAGGCTGTATGACGTGTCGCCGGTGACCTTTCCGGCCTACCCCCAGACCGACGTGGGGGTGAGAAGCGCCCTGGAAGCTTATGAAAGGCACAGGAGTGATGTTTTGGAGGCGGAAAAGGCAA
This DNA window, taken from Peptococcaceae bacterium, encodes the following:
- a CDS encoding HK97 family phage prohead protease — protein: MDKLERRTVNLSELRITRQTDEEKCVRMIEGHAAVFNQWSEELGGWFPFREKVLPGAFAETIKTDDIRALFNHDANCALGRNKAGTLFLEEDDTGLKVRILPPDTQWAKDLLVSIERGDVSQMSFGFTVLSDRWGTEKGADVRELVKGRLYDVSPVTFPAYPQTDVGVRSALEAYERHRSDVLEAEKAKNEQKLTLIKRKLEVLRRV